GCCTTCGGGTGTGATGCCCACGCGCAGGCCCAGGTATCCGCCCTGGTCCTTCATCCCCCGGACCTCTGCGTCCGAGTAGATGCCCGAGATGGCGGCCCAATCCTTGTCGGACTTCGCGCCGGTGACATGGACCGCCGGCCAGAAGTAGAGGTTGCCCTCCTTCGCATAGGGCAGGTTCAGGACCTGGACGATGCGCGCCAGGTCGGGGTTGCCGTTCTTCTCCGACTTGCGCCAGTAGTCGCCCGCGTCGGTGTCTCCGCCGTAGGAGAAGCGCACGGCCTTGCCGTTCTCGTCCGCCAGCGTGTTGAGCGCCGCGTAATCACACGCCACCGCGGCGGCGATGATGCGCTGGCGCATGGACTCCGCGGCGGGCGGAAGGGGGGGCGACGCAGGGGCCGCGCGCGGCGACAGACCCGAGGCCGAACACGTGGCCTTCTCTCCCGCGGGGGCCCCCGTGTACTCGCCCACGCCCGAGTCATTCGTTCCGGGTGCCTGGGCGCCCGAGTCGCCGCCGGCCGTCCCCGTGGCTGCCGTGGGCTGTTTGGAGGGCGGTGGCGCCGCGCTTTCCGGGGCGGGCGTGGGTGCCTGCGCCTCAACGGGAGCGGCGGACTTCCCAGTGTTGGTTTCAGGGGTCCGCTCGGTGCAAGCGAAGAGCGAAGCAGCGGCGCAAAGCGACAGCAGCGAGGTGCGGTTCATGGCGCACCCGTTCTAGTCCAGCGGCGTTTCACGGAGCGCCGGTTTCGGTTCCTCAGCCCCCGCCTTTTGGTGACTCGATGACGACTCCAAACGGGTCGAACGGCCGCTCGTCCTTCTTCTCCGGCGCGCGGGGCGTCGTGCCCGTGGGAGGGCCCGGACGGACCGACGTATAGGGGTCGATCTTCACCGGAATGCCATACACCTTGGGGTTCTTCGGCGACTCCGCGGGCTTGCTTCCGAAAGGAGGGCTGGAGTTGTCGCTCATGCCGTCCATTCTAGCTCGGCGTCCGCCTGTCCGGTTGTCCGCCCCGGAAAGGTGACTTCTTGGGCAATCGTCCCACCAGGGCGATACTTCCTGCCCATGTGCGGCCGTGTCACCGTTCGAACGTCTCCTGAGCAGATTGTCACCGGGCTGGGCCTCGCGGGCGTCCGCACCGCGGTCCAGCGCCCCCGCTTCAACCTGTGTCCCACGCAGTTGATGCCGGTGGTGACCAATGACGGCGCCCGGATGTTGGATGCCTTCCGCTGGGGCCTCATCCCGGGTTGGGCGAAGGACCCGTCCATCGGCAACAAGCTCATCAATGCCCGAGGTGAGACGGTGGCGGAGAAGCCCAGCTTCCGCTCCGCGCTGAAGAAGCGCCGCTGCCTGGTCGTCGTGGATGGCTGGTACGAGTGGAAGCAGGACACGAAGCCGAAGACGCCCTTTCACTTCCACCACAAGGATGGGCAACTCCTGGCCCTGGCCGGATTGTGGGAGGAGTGGACGGCGCCGGACACGGGCGAGGTGCTCAACACCTGCACCATCATCACCACCGGGCCGAACGCGCTGATGGCGCCCATTCACGACCGGATGCCCGTCATCCTCGCCCCCGAGGCGCAGGAGCTGTGGCTGCGTCCGGAGCCGCAGGACGCAGCCGTGCTGCTCCCGCTGCTGGTGCCCTTCGCGGAGGATTCCCTCGCCGCGTACGAGGTGTCGCGCGTGGTGAACTCCCCCGCCAACGACACCCCGGAATGCGTGGAGCGCGTGGCCGCCTGAGCGGACCGGCTCAGGCGCGGCGGCGCACCTTGGCGTCGAGGCTCCACGGCCCCGCGCCGATGAGCGCGATGCCCGCCATGACGGCGAGGTAGAGCAGGGCCAGCTCCATGCGGCCGAACGGGTCGGCGCGGTGCCGGTAGAGCGCCACCACCATTGTGAAGCCCGCCATCGCGGCGGCCGGACGCGTGAAGAGGCCCACCGCGACCAGCAGTCCGCCCAGGAACTCCGCCAGGGTGGCGCACCAGGCGAAGAAGGTGGGGAAGGGGAAGCCGAGCTGCGCGACACCCGCCGCGAACTTGCTCATGTCGCCGGTGAGCTTGGGCAGGCCATGGCCCAGCGCCAGCGAGAGACCGAACACCACGCGGATCAACGTCAAACCCACCGCGGACTTACCCACCATGCCGTGTACCTCCCAGGTTGCCCGAGCATCCTCGCACGGCGGCGCGCGTCACGTGTCGCGGATGATGGCGGGCCCCTGGCGCCCTAGCTGCTGCCTTCCTCGGGAACCCAGCGCCTGGCTCGGCCGCGCAGCTTCTCGAGCTGTTCCCAGTGACGCTCGATGGCCTCTCGTCCCGCGTCGGTGATGCGCAGCAGGGTGTGCGGCGTCTTGGCCCGGAACTGCTTCTCCACGGTGACGAGCCCTGCCTCCTCCAGCTTGGACAGGTGGCTGGACAGGTTGCCCTTGGAGAGGCCCGTGAGGCCCTGAAGGTAGAGGAAGTCGGCGCTGTCACACGCGGACAGCGCCGTGAGGAGCGACAGCCGCGCGGGCTCGTGGATGAGCCGGTCCAGCGTGGCCAATTGTTCGAAAGGGGCTTTCATCCCGCGGCTTCCAGTTCCGCCGTGGAGGTGTCCGCGGGGCTCAAGGCGCGGACGAGCAGGCGGTGGTCCAAAATCCCCAGCACCAGGATGGCCACGCCCCATGCGGCATTGAAGGTCACCAGATCGCACCGTACGGCGGAGGCCGCGTCACCCGCGTGCATCCAGCCGCACAGGGGATTGAATCCAAGCGCATGCAGGGCCGCGACGAGGAACATGGCACCCGCGGTGGGCGGGTAGTGGGGCACGAAGCGGCCAATGGCCGCCCAGTAGGCGAGCAGTGCCGTCGCGCTGACCGCGAGCGCCCCGCCGACGGGAAACCCGGGCGTCGCGCCGCGGAGCCCCAGCGCGATCAGCCCGAAGGCCAACACCAGTCCCACCGCGGAGAAGCCCAGCGTCAGCCGCAGCCGGGTCTGTTTCATGGCGGGGCTCGGGCGCACCTCGCCAAACCGGCGCTGGTAGTAGGCGCCCGCCAGCGGATAGAGCACCAGCGTTGCGACCATCCCCGCGACCAGCGCGATGGCCCCCGCGGCGGCGGGTGTGCCTCCACTGGGAGGCAGCAAGGTCAGCCACAGCGCGAAGCCGAGCATCAAGACGCCGAAGGGAAGGAACCGCAGTCCCTGGAGCCAGTCGTAGTACCGCGTCACGAATTGAATGCGCTGGAGCCGCTCGTCCATGGCTGTGCCTCGTTCGGGCAGACAGGTTTGTGGTGCAAACCAGGATGGAGATAGAGCCTCGTCGAGTCTCTGTCAATAACTGGTTTGCGGTACAAACCGGGCCGGCGACGGGAGCCCGGGGCGCGTGAATGTTCTGGGCGCCGTCTCAGGCGGAGCGCTTGGGCGCGCGCATGTCGCTGATGGCCAGCGGGAGCCGGTCTCCCTGGGAGGAGACGAGCGCGGCGTTGAGGACGAAGTCCTGGCCCATGCGGAGCTCCAGCGTGGTGGGGCCCTTGTGGGTGGTGCGCCAGTCCAGCTCGACGCGGACGGTGCCCAGCAGCTCGCGGTCCACGGTGGTGGTGTCGAGCGCCTCGAAGAGGGCGATGGAGAGCGGCCCCGGAATCATGGGCAGCTCCAGCGTCACCGACTTCGTCGCGGGCACGGGCGTGTTGGCGGGGATGACCTCGTGCTGGGCGCCGCCGGGGACCATGATGCTGATGGGCATGGGCACCACGTCCGCCAGGCCGGTGATGCCCCGCGCCAGGTTCCGGCCGAGGATGGCCGCGCCCACCGCGACGCCGAGCTCCGGGTGGACCTCCTTGTCGGAGGACAGTCGCTTGAAGTGCGAGAAGCGCTCGCGAATGGCGGGCATGCGCGTCTGGCCACCGACGAGGACCAGCTCGTCGATTTGCTCTGACTTGAGCTGCGCGCGCTCCAGCACGTCGTCGCAGGCGGAGGCGGTGCGCTCGATGAGTTGGAACACCATCTCCTCGAGCCGCTTGCGGGTGAGCGTGTAGTCGAAGTCGATGAACCCGCCGTCCTTCTGGGCGATGCACGGCACGCGGAGCACGGTGGCGTCGCGCTGGCTCAGGGCCATCTTCGCGGACTCGGCGGCGAAGACGAGCCGCTGCATCACGACCTTGTTCCCGCGCAGGTTGATGCCGTGCTTCTGGTGGAAGTCGTCCACCAGCATCTCCACGATGCGCTCGTCGAAGTTGGCGCCGCCCAGGAAGGCGTCACCGCCGGTGGCGAGCACCTTCACGACCTTGTTCTGCACGGCGAGCAGGGTGGCGTCGAAGGTGCCGCCGCCCAGGTCGAACACCATCACCGTCTGCTCGGGGTTGCGCAGGTTGGCGTAGTAGAGCGCGGCGGCGGTGGGCTCGTTGATGATGGCGCGCACCTGGAGGCCGGCCTGCTCCGCCGCGTGGCGCACGGCCGCGCGCTGGCGGCTGCTGGCGTGCGCGGGCACGGTGAGTACGCACTCGCGGAAGGGCGTGCCGGCGGCGTGGTTCGCCAGCGTGAGAATCTGCTTGATGATGAGGTGGGCGACTTCCGTCAGCGAGGTCTGCTTCCCGTACATCGTCACCGCGGTGTAGCCGTCCTCGGCTTCGACGAGCTCGAAGGCGTACTTGTCCTTGTGCTGGGTGACGTACTCGGACTGGAAGCGGCGGCCCAGGAAGCGCTTGGCGCCGAAGACGGTGTGGCGCGGGTCGTCGATGATCTGCCGGCGCGCGGCGTGTCCGACTATGGCCTTGTCCGCCGCGTGGAACCACACGACGGAGGGCAGGGTGACGCTTTTGTCCGTGACGGGAACGACCCGGAGCTTGCCCGCCTTGTCGAAGAAGGCCGCGGCGGTGTTGGTGGTCCCGAAGTCGATGCCAAGGATGGAGCCCGTACTCATCACCGCCGACTCTCCCACGTCCCGTCGGCCCGTTCAGCCCCTGAAAACATCCCCGTGTCCGGTGCGGGTGGGTCACTTGAAGCCCGGTTGCACTTCGCTTCACTCCCGGGCGTCGGCGCGCGGCGACGGGCAGTAGAAATGTGCCGCTGGGTGGGGATGGCGCGCACGCGGGGGCTCGCTGACTTGGGTGCCACGACCGCCCGCGTTGGTCCGGTGTTCGCCGTTGACCGGCATGCGCCGCCGTTCCATGGATGCGCGCCATGGGGCCTGTGGATCGAAGTCTGGTTCGGGATGTCGCGGCGATTGCCGCCGCGTCCGGTGTCATCGGTGCGTCGTTTGGTGCAATCGCGGTGGCGTCGGGACTGTCGGTGTGGCTCGCGTCGGCCATGTCCGTGCTCGTCTTCGCGGGCGGCTCGCAGTTCATGGCGGTGGGCGTGGTGGCCGGCGGAGGCAGCCCCGTGGCTGCGGTCATCGCGGGGCTGCTGCTCAACGCCAGGCACCTGCCGTTCGGCCTGACGCTGACGGACGTGCTCGGTGAACGCTGGCCCATGCGGCTGCTCGGCACGCACCTGATGGTGGACGAGTCCGTGGCGTTCGCGCTCGCTCAGCCGACGCCGGAGCGACGGAAGGCGGCCTACTGGTGGTGCGGCGGCGCGTTGTTCATCGCCTGGAACGTGGGGGTCGTCCTGGGCGCCCTCGCGGGTTCGACCCTGGGCAATCCGGAGGCGCTGGGGCTCGACGCCGCGTTCCCCGCGGGGCTGCTGGCCTTGTTGCTGCCGTCCTTCTTCGCGCCGTCCTCGGGGGCTGGTGAGGGAGTGGAGGGCGAGACGGCCCGCGCACACGAGGCCCGCGCGGCGGCAGTCCGGGCTCGCTGGGTGGCGGGGGGCGCGGTGCTCATCGCGCTCGCCACCACGCCGTTTCTTCCCGCTGGCGTCCCCGTG
This genomic window from Myxococcus hansupus contains:
- a CDS encoding AzlC family ABC transporter permease; the protein is MRAMGPVDRSLVRDVAAIAAASGVIGASFGAIAVASGLSVWLASAMSVLVFAGGSQFMAVGVVAGGGSPVAAVIAGLLLNARHLPFGLTLTDVLGERWPMRLLGTHLMVDESVAFALAQPTPERRKAAYWWCGGALFIAWNVGVVLGALAGSTLGNPEALGLDAAFPAGLLALLLPSFFAPSSGAGEGVEGETARAHEARAAAVRARWVAGGAVLIALATTPFLPAGVPVLLALLAVGLVLR
- a CDS encoding SOS response-associated peptidase; translation: MCGRVTVRTSPEQIVTGLGLAGVRTAVQRPRFNLCPTQLMPVVTNDGARMLDAFRWGLIPGWAKDPSIGNKLINARGETVAEKPSFRSALKKRRCLVVVDGWYEWKQDTKPKTPFHFHHKDGQLLALAGLWEEWTAPDTGEVLNTCTIITTGPNALMAPIHDRMPVILAPEAQELWLRPEPQDAAVLLPLLVPFAEDSLAAYEVSRVVNSPANDTPECVERVAA
- a CDS encoding winged helix-turn-helix domain-containing protein produces the protein MKAPFEQLATLDRLIHEPARLSLLTALSACDSADFLYLQGLTGLSKGNLSSHLSKLEEAGLVTVEKQFRAKTPHTLLRITDAGREAIERHWEQLEKLRGRARRWVPEEGSS
- a CDS encoding DoxX family protein, which codes for MVGKSAVGLTLIRVVFGLSLALGHGLPKLTGDMSKFAAGVAQLGFPFPTFFAWCATLAEFLGGLLVAVGLFTRPAAAMAGFTMVVALYRHRADPFGRMELALLYLAVMAGIALIGAGPWSLDAKVRRRA
- a CDS encoding Hsp70 family protein codes for the protein MSTGSILGIDFGTTNTAAAFFDKAGKLRVVPVTDKSVTLPSVVWFHAADKAIVGHAARRQIIDDPRHTVFGAKRFLGRRFQSEYVTQHKDKYAFELVEAEDGYTAVTMYGKQTSLTEVAHLIIKQILTLANHAAGTPFRECVLTVPAHASSRQRAAVRHAAEQAGLQVRAIINEPTAAALYYANLRNPEQTVMVFDLGGGTFDATLLAVQNKVVKVLATGGDAFLGGANFDERIVEMLVDDFHQKHGINLRGNKVVMQRLVFAAESAKMALSQRDATVLRVPCIAQKDGGFIDFDYTLTRKRLEEMVFQLIERTASACDDVLERAQLKSEQIDELVLVGGQTRMPAIRERFSHFKRLSSDKEVHPELGVAVGAAILGRNLARGITGLADVVPMPISIMVPGGAQHEVIPANTPVPATKSVTLELPMIPGPLSIALFEALDTTTVDRELLGTVRVELDWRTTHKGPTTLELRMGQDFVLNAALVSSQGDRLPLAISDMRAPKRSA